From Haemorhous mexicanus isolate bHaeMex1 chromosome 2, bHaeMex1.pri, whole genome shotgun sequence, the proteins below share one genomic window:
- the PKNOX1 gene encoding homeobox protein PKNOX1 isoform X1: MMATQTLSIDNYQDGQQMQVVTELKTEQDPNCSETDAEGVSPAPVESQTPMDADKQAIYRHPLFPLLALLFEKCEQSTQGSEGTTSASFDVDIENFVRKQEKEGKPFFCEDPETDNLMVKAIQVLRIHLLELEKVNELCKDFCSRYIACLKTKMNSETLLSGEPGSPYSPVQSQQIPSAIAGTLSPQGIVVPASALQQGNVTMATVAGGTVYQPVTVVTPQGQVVTQALSPGTIRIQNSQLQLQLNQDLGILHQDDGSSKNKRGVLPKHATNVMRSWLFQHIGHPYPTEDEKKQIAAQTNLTLLQVNNWFINARRRILQPMLDSSCSETPKTKKKTAQNRPVQRFWPDSIASGVAQQQSNELTMSDGAVVTITAPVNMNVDSLQSLSSDGATLAVQQVMMAGQSEDESVDSGEDDGGDLSTANISGLVLDNSDSLQ, from the exons ATGATGGCAACACAGACATTAAGTATAGACAACTATCAAGATGGACAACAG atgCAAGTGGTAACAGAGTTAAAAACTGAACAGGATCCCAACTGCTCTGAAACTGATGCTGAAGGGGTGAGTCCTGCCCCTGTAGAATCTCAGACTCCAATGGATGCAGACAAGCAGGCCATTTACAG GCACCCACTATTTCCCTTGTTAGCActattatttgaaaaatgtgaACAATCTACACAAGGCTCAGAAGGCACAACTTCTGCCAGTTTTGATGTAGATATTGAAAACTTCGTgaggaagcaggaaaaagaaggaaaaccctTTTTCTGTGAAGATCCAGAAACTGATAATTTG ATGGTAAAAGCAATCCAAGTTCTGCGTATCCATCTGCTGGAGCTAGAAAAGGTCAATGAACTCTGCAAGGATTTCTGTAGTCGTTACATTGCCTGCCTGAAGACAAAAATGAACAGTGAAACTCTATTAAGTGGAGAGCCTGGAAGTCCTTATTCACCTGTGCAATCTCAG caAATTCCAAGTGCCATTGCAGGCACGCTCAGTCCCCAAGGGATCGTGGTGCCAGCATCAGCATTGCAGCAGGGAAATGTAACTATGGCAACAGTAGCAG GGGGGACAGTGTATCAGCCagtcactgtggtcactccaCAAGGACAGGTGGTGACACAGGCACTGTCACCTGGGACTATTCGGATCCAGAACTCTCAG CTCCAGTTGCAATTAAACCAAGATCTAGGCATCTTGCATCAAGATGATGGCTCATCAAAAAATAAGAGAGGAGTTCTTCCCAAGCACGCTACAAATGTGATGAGATCTTGGCTTTTTCAGCACATAGGG CATCCATATCCAACAGAGGATGAGAAGAAGCAGATTGCAGCACAAACAAATCTGACACTACTCCAGGTTAACAATTG GTTTATCAATGCTAGAAGGCGAATTCTTCAGCCAATGCTGGATTCCAGTTGTTCTGAAACTccaaaaacaaagaagaaaacagcccAGAACCGACCAGTGCAGAGGTTCTGGCCTGACTCCATTGCCTCAGGAGTTGCTCAGCAGCAATCGAACGAGCTCACGATGTCAGATG gtgctgtcGTGACCATCACAGCTCCAGTGAACATGAATGTAGACAGTCTGCAGTCCTTGTCCTCAGATGGTGCcaccctggctgtgcagcaggtgATGATGGCAGGGCAGAGCGAGGACGAGTCCGTGGACAGCGGCGAGGACGACGGCGGCGACCTCTCGACAGCAAACATCAGTGGGCTGGTCCTGGATAACAGCGACTCCCTGCAGTAG
- the PKNOX1 gene encoding homeobox protein PKNOX1 isoform X2: MVKAIQVLRIHLLELEKVNELCKDFCSRYIACLKTKMNSETLLSGEPGSPYSPVQSQQIPSAIAGTLSPQGIVVPASALQQGNVTMATVAGGTVYQPVTVVTPQGQVVTQALSPGTIRIQNSQLQLQLNQDLGILHQDDGSSKNKRGVLPKHATNVMRSWLFQHIGHPYPTEDEKKQIAAQTNLTLLQVNNWFINARRRILQPMLDSSCSETPKTKKKTAQNRPVQRFWPDSIASGVAQQQSNELTMSDGAVVTITAPVNMNVDSLQSLSSDGATLAVQQVMMAGQSEDESVDSGEDDGGDLSTANISGLVLDNSDSLQ; this comes from the exons ATGGTAAAAGCAATCCAAGTTCTGCGTATCCATCTGCTGGAGCTAGAAAAGGTCAATGAACTCTGCAAGGATTTCTGTAGTCGTTACATTGCCTGCCTGAAGACAAAAATGAACAGTGAAACTCTATTAAGTGGAGAGCCTGGAAGTCCTTATTCACCTGTGCAATCTCAG caAATTCCAAGTGCCATTGCAGGCACGCTCAGTCCCCAAGGGATCGTGGTGCCAGCATCAGCATTGCAGCAGGGAAATGTAACTATGGCAACAGTAGCAG GGGGGACAGTGTATCAGCCagtcactgtggtcactccaCAAGGACAGGTGGTGACACAGGCACTGTCACCTGGGACTATTCGGATCCAGAACTCTCAG CTCCAGTTGCAATTAAACCAAGATCTAGGCATCTTGCATCAAGATGATGGCTCATCAAAAAATAAGAGAGGAGTTCTTCCCAAGCACGCTACAAATGTGATGAGATCTTGGCTTTTTCAGCACATAGGG CATCCATATCCAACAGAGGATGAGAAGAAGCAGATTGCAGCACAAACAAATCTGACACTACTCCAGGTTAACAATTG GTTTATCAATGCTAGAAGGCGAATTCTTCAGCCAATGCTGGATTCCAGTTGTTCTGAAACTccaaaaacaaagaagaaaacagcccAGAACCGACCAGTGCAGAGGTTCTGGCCTGACTCCATTGCCTCAGGAGTTGCTCAGCAGCAATCGAACGAGCTCACGATGTCAGATG gtgctgtcGTGACCATCACAGCTCCAGTGAACATGAATGTAGACAGTCTGCAGTCCTTGTCCTCAGATGGTGCcaccctggctgtgcagcaggtgATGATGGCAGGGCAGAGCGAGGACGAGTCCGTGGACAGCGGCGAGGACGACGGCGGCGACCTCTCGACAGCAAACATCAGTGGGCTGGTCCTGGATAACAGCGACTCCCTGCAGTAG